Part of the Brassica oleracea var. oleracea cultivar TO1000 chromosome C8, BOL, whole genome shotgun sequence genome is shown below.
TAAAGTTATTATATATGATAACAATTTGATGTTTTTACTATTAAGATTATCTACGGGTTATTTTATAAAACATACAAAATGATTATCAAATACAAAATATCGCAACAAATTTCGAATTTAAGTATATTTATGTATTTATTAGTAATAATTAAAAACAATTAACACAAATATGATTATAAAAAAATATAAATATCATTACAAAAAAAATATAAATATGGAAATTAAAATTTTAAAAATAAAGTAAAACAAAAAATATACCCGTCATTTCAGAAACTAGTTGGTTTTAATAATCAAGATGCGATCATTACATAATTGTAATTTAGGGAGGCTTTTATTCTTATACTGCAACTTGTATTGGTTTTAATAATCAATATGTGGTTTAGTGGTTACCAACCTAATTGATTCTTTCAAAAAAGAAAAAAAAAACTATTTGCACAAACATGAATCAATCAATACATAATTTTATATTAGGGATGCTTTTCATAGTTTTATACCGCAAATTGTATTAGCCCAAGATAAAAGAAAATATCTCAGCTCGGCCCAAAAGAAGGTGGATAATAGAGGGCCTCATTGATGTTTTAACCATTTGCTTCCCAATTGCATCTTTCGCGAGAGGTTCATTATTGTCCGGAAGAGGTGCTCATGTTTTGGTAAAGCGATCACAAGGTGTTCGATACAATACCTGAGAGAGTTTCCACAGCTTTCTTCTGATTCTTACTCGGTTTGAGTGAGCTGGATCTTCCACGACGAAGATGATGATCTTGGATGTTTGCAATGAGATTATAAAGATCCAGAAGCTAAGACGGGTTGTCTCTTACGCTGGATTCTACTGCTTCACTGCAGCCCTCACATTCTTCTACACAAACAACACGTAATACATCCTTCAAAGTTTCCCCTCGGATCTCATTTTTGTTGTTCTTTCCTTCTGGTTTTGGAACTATTTCATCACTTTAGCGTCTGGTGTTGTTGAATTTAACGCACGGATTCGAATGATTTGTAGAACAAGAGCAGGATTCTCCAGGGGAGATCAGTTTTATGCGTCTTACCCTGCGGGTACCGAACTTCTTACCGACACAGCTAAGGTTAGCCCTTGTTGTCTCTTCACAGAGACATTTGACTTGTGTTCTTTAGAGTTGACACAGCTGATTTGTTCTCTGTATTACATATTTGTTTGGAACTGATGAAAACGGGTTTTGGTGATAAAAGCTGTACAAAGCGGCGCTTGGGAATTGCTATGAATCTGAGGATTGGGGTCCTGTCGAGTTCTGCATAATGGCTAAGCATTTTGAGCGCCAGGGAAAGTCTCCATACGTTTACCACTCTGTAAGTTTCCTTCAATCTCTCTCTATCATCTTAAATTTGGTTTCTTAACATAGTCACTAGATATTGTGTGATTGAAGGTCAGTTTCCGTAAATACTAGGGACTTTCTGGTGTGCTATATGTTGATAGAAATG
Proteins encoded:
- the LOC106310329 gene encoding uncharacterized protein LOC106310329; translated protein: MMILDVCNEIIKIQKLRRVVSYAGFYCFTAALTFFYTNNTTRAGFSRGDQFYASYPAGTELLTDTAKLYKAALGNCYESEDWGPVEFCIMAKHFERQGKSPYVYHSQYMAHLLSQGQLDGSG